The proteins below are encoded in one region of Candidatus Methylomirabilota bacterium:
- a CDS encoding MaoC/PaaZ C-terminal domain-containing protein: MKYAKVYFEDVQVGDEIPPLVKGPIQQIQLTRYAGASGDFNPIHYRDDIAQSVGLPGVLAHGMLTMGLAVQPVVDWVGDPGRIADYQVRFTRPVVVDPESGATVDVT; this comes from the coding sequence AAAGGTGTACTTCGAGGACGTCCAGGTCGGCGACGAGATTCCGCCGCTCGTCAAGGGTCCGATCCAGCAGATCCAGCTCACCCGCTACGCCGGCGCCTCGGGCGACTTCAACCCCATCCACTACCGCGACGACATCGCCCAGTCGGTGGGCCTGCCGGGCGTGCTCGCGCACGGCATGCTCACCATGGGACTCGCGGTGCAGCCCGTGGTCGATTGGGTGGGCGACCCCGGCCGAATCGCCGACTACCAGGTGCGGTTCACCCGCCCCGTCGTCGTCGACCCCGAGAGCGGCGCCACGGTCGACGTGACC